The following proteins come from a genomic window of Anopheles ziemanni chromosome 3, idAnoZiCoDA_A2_x.2, whole genome shotgun sequence:
- the LOC131284981 gene encoding uncharacterized protein K02A2.6-like: MNNAAEQHTDEQRRSSGMFASASSVLQPSPNGTMPHTLPEATPEQHHHPAPSQNPSAPPSLPQLASASPSSDNGVILQIMQLLQQQISQQQQWMANMLQQEPMAKQADSQREPNDPEIILNALAESITEFHHDAEAGITFGAWYDRYEDLFDRDACRLSDSAKVRLLGRKLGTAEHNRFTSFILPRAFRDLTFAETVTTLKGLFGSKESLLSKRHRCFNTSKARGEDLLGFACRVNKACVDAELSAMTEEQFKCLMLVSGLKDEDDRDIRVKLLARIEQHPEITLQQLSEECNRIVTLKEDSARIEAPAHDRVLAMQSGKPANQRFRRPTTESGPKTACWLCGELHWVRDCPFRSNKCGACHKVGHKTGFCKPKRFRRHSGKHHGKRRTAIRVVTVNVRSVQKRRRFAAVIINGVGFEMQLDTASDITVIDRTAWTQLGSPHLAPPSVIARSASGGNVHLDGEFSCTVSMGHRSTEATIRVANAGLLLLGTDLVDALDLWSSTAQDCALGPKRPVAYALQDTVNRELDRLEQLKVITPVTSSDWAAPVVVVRKANGQVRICGDYSTGLNSALQPYEYPLPLPEDIFARLANCTIFGKIDLSDAFLHVEIAPQYRSMLTINTHRGLYTYNRLPPGIKIAPATFQQLMDTMLAGLTGVSGYLDDIVIGAATVQEHDAAVTKVLERMQEYGLTTPGEVMFGRKLRTSLELLKPPPSPVKADPSSEIARQFRPADPVYVKMYSGNNWNWIAGTVVNRHGRVMYEVITEDNRSIRRHIN, translated from the exons ATGAACAACGCAGCAGAACAACACACGGACGAACAGCGCAGATCCTCCGGAATGTTCGCATCCGCATCGTCCGTGCTTCAGCCATCACCAAACGGCACGATGCCGCATACGCTCCCGGAGGCAACGCCCGAGCAGCATCATCACCCGGCGCCATCGCAAAATCCATCAGCGCCGCCATCGCTCCCACAGCTCGCGTCGGCGTCCCCAAGCAGCGATAACGGAGTAATATTGCAAATAATGCAATTGTTGCAGCAACAAATATCTCAGCAGCAACAATGGATGGCCAATATGCTACAACAAGAGCCAATGGCAAAGCAAGCGGATAGCCAGCGTGAGCCGAATGATCCGGAGATAATTTTGAACGCACTCGCGGAGAGCATCACCGAATTCCATCACGACGCGGAGGCGGGTATCACTTTCGGAGCGTGGTACGACCGCTACGAAGACCTTTTCGATCGCGACGCTTGCCGTTTAAGCGATTCAGCAAAAGTGCGTCTTTTGGGGAGGAAGCTGGGCACCGCCGAACATAATCGCTTCACGAGTTTCATACTCCCTCGCGCTTTCCGCGACCTCACCTTCGCCGAGACTGTAACCACACTTAAGGGACTATTCGGCAGTAAGGAATCCCTTTTGAGCAAGCGTCATAGATGTTTCAATACATCAAAAGCTCGAGGGGAGGACTTACTCGGTTTCGCCTGTCGGGTCAACAAGGCATGTGTGGATGCTGAGCTATCGGCCATGACAGAGGAACAATTTAAGTGCCTTATGCTGGTGAGCGGCCTGAAGGATGAAGACGACCGGGACATCCGTGTAAAGCTTCTGGCACGGATCGAGCAGCACCCGGAAATCACTCTGCAACAACTATCGGAAGAGTGCAACCGCATTGTAACGCTGAAGGAAGACAGCGCCAGGATCGAAGCGCCCGCACACGATCGCGTTCTTGCCATGCAAAGTGGAAAACCAGCTAACCAACGTTTTCGGCGGCCTACAACGGAATCGGGACCCAAAACGGCGTGTTGGCTCTGCGGAGAGCTTCATTGGGTCCGCGACTGTCCTTTCCGTTCCAATAAGTGTGGCGCCTGCCACAAGGTCGGCCATAAAACCGGATTCTGCAAGCCGAAACGTTTCCGACGCCATTCCGGAAAGCACCATGGGAAGCGGCGTACAGCAATCCGGGTGGTCACAGTCAATGTCCGTAGTGTCCAAAAACGGCGTCGCTTCGCAGCAGTCATCATCAATGGTGTCGGTTTCGAGATGCAGCTCGACACAGCGTCAGATATCACCGTCATCGACCGGACGGCCTGGACGCAGCTTGGTAGCCCTCATCTGGCTCCACCATCTGTCATCGCCCGATCTGCGTCCGGGGGCAACGTGCATCTCGACGGCGAGTTCTCATGCACAGTCAGCATGGGACACCGATCTACAGAGGCTACAATACGAGTAGCAAACGCCGGACTTCTTCTCCTGGGAACCGATCTCGTGGATGCCTTGGACTTATGGTCTTCAACGGCACAGGATTGTGCACTCGG GCCCAAACGACCGGTGGCGTACGCTCTTCAGGACACGGTCAATCGCGAGCTCGACCGACTAGAGCAGCTAAAAGTCATCACCCCGGTAACATCATCCGATTGGGCAGCCCCGGTAGTCGTGGTTCGAAAGGCGAACGGCCAAGTTCGCATTTGCGGGGATTACAGTACAGGGCTAAACTCAGCACTTCAGCCCTACGAGTATCCTCTACCCCTGCCGGAGGACATTTTCGCACGGTTGGCAAACTGCACCATTTTCGGTAAGATCGACTTGTCAGATGCCTTCCTACATGTGGAGATTGCACCCCAATATCGCTCGATGCTGACCATCAACACGCATCGCGGCTTATATACTTATAATCGGTTGCCGCCAGGAATCAAAATCGCGCCAGCCACTTTCCAGCAGCTAATGGACACCATGCTGGCTGGCTTAACAGGCGTTTCCGGTTATTTGGACGATATAGTAATCGGCGCAGCAACTGTGCAGGAACATGATGCCGCCGTAACCAAGGTCCTGGAACGCATGCAGGAATATGGATTAACC ACTCCGGGCGAAGTTATGTTTGGAAGGAAGCTGCGAACATCCTTGGAGTTACTGAAGCCTCCGCCCTCTCCGGTAAAAGCGGACCCATCTTCTGAAATTGCCA